The nucleotide window ACTCGGCTGCAGTAGCTTGTTCTGGGGGAGAAATCCTAGCACAGGTCTCCATGATTCACCAACAGTTATCAAGGATGAAATACGGATACAAACCGACTATCGAGGCGACCGGTCCGAAAGTTAAAACCCGTTCAAAGACTTGAAGTGCCACGCGACTCTTCCCAAACGAGGGAGCTTGAAGAATAatgccatcatcgtcgccggGTGCGGCGGAGATTTTGAGAGCTTGGCAGCTTGGGTACATCATGCCCCTGGATGATGACATCCAACTTCCTTTGGGTTTCATCATGACCAATGCTGTGTAAGACCAGCACGATCTGATGGTGGTGAGCCGCGGCACCCAAGAGGAGGTAAGAAAACTAAAGACCTCTATCGCGGGTGACAAAAAGGCTTGGGTCGGTTTAGGTATAGATTTAGCAGACCTTGGATTCTGTATTTCTGACATCTAGGTCCACCTTCAGAAGTTTTCTTGTTCCCTGGGGGCACCCTTGAGGCTTCTGAAAGTCTGCCATTCGCTACAGAAGGCAAGCGACAGAAATTTGGTGCGAGCCGAGCTAGAAGGGAAAAAAGTGGCGTTTTCTCTTAAAGTCTCCCGTGTCTTCCCATTCGCAGGCCGGAGACCTCGGAGCCCAGGGGTTCGTCTTGAAAACAGAACCATTGGGTCCTTTTTACAGGGACTTCGATTAAGGAGAGGCAGCCAGAGATATGTTCTGATAGTTTTGTGTCTGCATCTGGATAGGATTCGAGGTCAGGAGCTCAGTTGAACAGGCATGGTCAGCCTTTGAGGGGAACACGGCGTCATCATAGAGAATACACGCCTCGCTTTTGAACTCTCAGCCCTTGTGAAGACCTTGTTATCAACGCCTGTCAAGGAAGCGAGGCCTGGAAACGAAAAGGCGAacgacgagacgagacgagaagagagggCAAGTCCCCGCCGGCTGACCCCTTGAATTCCCCTTGTGTCCGGTCCATTCCGCGggtgcttgcttgctctgcTGTGCTCTATGGGGACTGTTCAGTGTGTGTTTCTCGTACATCGTACATCGTACATCGCATGCAGTGGCACAGTCAGCAGCTCAGGTACATGTCAAGAGATGCAAGTTTAAACTTGTTCTCGGCTCTGATTACATTCCTTCACCTAAGTAAATGGTATCTCCCGTCGCTTACAAGTAGAACCATCACCTCGAACTCAGGTACCCAGTACTAACTAGGTAGTTGGTGCTAGTACCCGCtttaggggaggaaagaaaactcgggaccttgaccctaagcgatGAAAATACTAGGTAAATTtaccctaagcttagggtgctctttgctgagtttattttgacaccttatatcaaggttcagtgttttcttgcctcctgAGGCCGCTGTTTTCCGTGGAGCGGAAGGCCTGGACTTTTCATTGTTTTTCAATGCCGCTGACTCCGCTGTtcagttttcttgcttctgTTCTCGTGGTGCGCTGTAGATCGGGTCGAATAATAACCAGTTACTCCCAGCATCTGTCagctctctcttctcttttcattATCACTCTTGCTGCTTGTTGGGTCGTTGTTGTGCTTTGTCGTTCACTGGCAGACAGGCTTCGGCCGAGTGATCCAGAGAGTCCGCCGACTAACAACACTATTTATTTCTATACGCAAGCATTCATCCATCAGCGAAACCCAAAGGCTGATTAATAACCTCTCGAGCATCAATTCGACCTGTTGCTCTCAATCAGTACTCTTTAGCAGTATCGATCCCGCTTGGCCGCCTTATCAAGTCATCGACGACCAGTGCTCGATCATACGCCCTTGCGTTGCGGCCTGATCGATTTGAGCTTGGATcgatctctcttcttccttggaaCGGCCACGCTTATCTCGGCAATTGAAATTGGAACGGCGACATAGCAATTGCTCTGTTGATGAACAGTGACTGGGTAAGTGATCTTTTTACATTATTGAAGAATCGATATCATTCTCTCTTaatcaatcatcatcaaaatCATTCATCGGTTCgtcccatcatcatctgtacCTGGTGTTTCTTAAGCGATTCTTGGCTGGACCACGGCTGGCCCCGCTACTCGAGTTCAAGGGCCCACAGGCAATTTGCAGTGGGCGGATCTTCACTTTCCAAGTTTGATTCGACGCCACCTCCTGCGCCCCCCTGTGCCTCCTGGACCACGCACCACTACGCGCAGTAGTCTACCTACTTGCTGCACAGCGCTCCAATTCAACTTTAAACCCAGTGGTCACCTCTTTTTATCAATTTCATaattcttcctcatcaacatctgttGTACCGTGTATCAGCCCCAGCTCAACTCAACATCTTTGTCTCCATTGCTTGTGTTGCAGCTTGTTCTCGATCGCGGTGCACGTTGGTCTTGTTTTCCTCCCTGCTTCGCATATCTTCATTCGCCCCGAACAGCAATTGGGTTCATCACAACAAACCTCCTATCTGGCAGAATATGCTCTACGGCGAATTGTCTCGAATCGATTGTTAGGTTTCCCACATCCACTGACACTCGCTCCTGGCTCTTAGACTCTTCGACTTTCTGTCCTGATTACAATTGGGTGCTCTGCCCTCCTTCGACGATTCGCGATCTGGCCTCCCTTACGTTCGCGCCTTCAACAATCTAACGCACCTGTGCCAGGAGACATGCCCCGTCGGCTTAATCCTttctcatcctcaccctCCATGTCTCAACCCGTCAAGTCGGGCGAGAGGCGCCCCTCTACCTCAAAAGGCAACCGTAtcaccaacttcttctccagtAGCCCCAAGTCCACTGGTACCCAGCAAGCCCTTGCCGCTGTGCAGCAGAACCAAACCGCTGCTACTGGgttctctccttctcccgGTCTGCCTACAATCTCTCTCTCAACAGCGAGCCCTGGCGATCCCAACAGCATCGATGCCTCAACGACCACCCTCTTTCAGCCTAAGTCGGCCGAGGAGCTCGACCGTCAGAAGCGTGCCGATGCTCAGTTTGGCCCTCTCCTCCACTCGAGTCATCGATACACCAGCCAGTCTCATGGAGAGCCTCTCCAGGCCCCTATCGAGGATGAGCCTCCTTACTATTTCATTCTTACCACTTACATCAGCTACCTCATCCTGATCGTTCTTGGTCATATTCGCGACTTCTTTGGTAAGCGTTTCGGAAACCCCAAGCACTATCGCGCCCTCAAAGCCAGCAACGGCTATGCAGCTCTCAACAGCGATTTCGACAATTTCTATGTCCGACGTCTCAAGATGCGCCTTGATGATTGTTTCGCTCGTCCCACCACTGGCGTCCCCGGACGATTCATCACACTGATGGACCGCAAGTCCGACGACTTCAACCGCACTTATCAATATACCGGTACCTACACTGAGACTCTCAACATGAGTTCGTACAACTATCTTGGTTTTGCCCAGTCTGAAGGTCCTTGTGCCGATGCTGTGGAGGCCTGCGTCAAGCAATACGGAATCAGCTTCTGCAGTCCCCGTGGTGCTGCTGGTACTTCCGATCTTGCTCTTGAGGTCGAGCGTGAGGTTGCCGAATTTGTTGGCAAGCCCGCTTCTATGGTTTTCTCTATGGGTTACGTCACAAACTCAAGCTCTTTCCCCGCCCTTGTCTCCAAGGGTTGTCTGATCATTTCCGATGAACTCAACCATGCCTCCATCCGTGTTGGTGCTCGTCTTTCTGGTGCCGTTATTCAGAGCTTCAAGCACAATGATATGGCCGATCTGGAACGTGTTGTTCGTGAAGCTATTTCCCAAGGTCAACCCCGCACCCACCGTCCTTGGAAGAAGATTCTGGTCGTCGTCGAAGGTCTCTACTCGATGGAGGGTACCATGTGTGATCTCCCCGGTATTCTTGCTCTGAAGAACAAGTACAAGTTCTATCTTTTCGTTGACGAGGCTCACTCTGTGGGTGCTCTTGGCCCTCGCGGTCGTGGTGTTTGCGACTACTTCGGCATTGACCCCTCCGAAGTTGATATTCTCATGGGAACTTTGACGAAATCTTTTGGTGCCAACGGTGGTTACATTGCAGCCGAGAAGCATAtcatcgacaagctcaagagctCCAACGCTGCTACTCAGTATGGCGAAACTCCTGCTCCTTGTGTGCTCATGCAAATTTTGGCTTCCCTGAAACTCATTACTGGCGAGCTGTGTCCTGGTCAAGGTGAGGAGCGTCTTCAGCGCATTGCCTTCAACTCTCGTTACCTTCGTCTCGGACTTAAGCGTCTTGGCCTTATTGTCTATGGCCACGATGACTCTCCTATCATTCCTGTCATGCTCTACCACCCCGCCAAGCTCCCTGCATTCAGTCACGAGATGCTTCGACGAAAGATTTCCGTCGTCGTTGTTGGATATCCTGCGACCCCACTCATCAGCTCTCGCGCCCGTTTCTGTGTTTCTGCTGCCCACAACAAGGAGGATCTTGACCGTCTGTTGGCTGCCTGCGACGAAGTCGGTGACATCCTGCAGATCAAATTCTCGACCGGTGTGGCAGGCGGACTG belongs to Fusarium musae strain F31 chromosome 9, whole genome shotgun sequence and includes:
- a CDS encoding hypothetical protein (BUSCO:EOG09260Z3X) codes for the protein MSQPVKSGERRPSTSKGNRITNFFSSSPKSTGTQQALAAVQQNQTAATGFSPSPGLPTISLSTASPGDPNSIDASTTTLFQPKSAEELDRQKRADAQFGPLLHSSHRYTSQSHGEPLQAPIEDEPPYYFILTTYISYLILIVLGHIRDFFGKRFGNPKHYRALKASNGYAALNSDFDNFYVRRLKMRLDDCFARPTTGVPGRFITLMDRKSDDFNRTYQYTGTYTETLNMSSYNYLGFAQSEGPCADAVEACVKQYGISFCSPRGAAGTSDLALEVEREVAEFVGKPASMVFSMGYVTNSSSFPALVSKGCLIISDELNHASIRVGARLSGAVIQSFKHNDMADLERVVREAISQGQPRTHRPWKKILVVVEGLYSMEGTMCDLPGILALKNKYKFYLFVDEAHSVGALGPRGRGVCDYFGIDPSEVDILMGTLTKSFGANGGYIAAEKHIIDKLKSSNAATQYGETPAPCVLMQILASLKLITGELCPGQGEERLQRIAFNSRYLRLGLKRLGLIVYGHDDSPIIPVMLYHPAKLPAFSHEMLRRKISVVVVGYPATPLISSRARFCVSAAHNKEDLDRLLAACDEVGDILQIKFSTGVAGGLEHLPEGVDPKNEKEWRKENRIPLQAPRWNLEDVVQHGVQDSKIPLR